A single genomic interval of Arthrobacter methylotrophus harbors:
- a CDS encoding sugar phosphate isomerase/epimerase family protein — protein sequence MSRPYTLFTGQWADLPFEEVARLASGWGYDGLEIAVSGDHLDAWRWDEPGYVESKLAVLEKYNLKVWAISNHLKGQAVCDDPIDFRHEAIVGSKVWGDGEPEGVRQRAAEEMKHTARLARALGVGTVVGFTGSSIWQYLAMFPPVPEKVIDAGYQDFADRWNPILDVFDECGVRFAHEVHPSEIAYDYWTTVRTLEAIGHREAFGLNWDPSHFMWQGIDPVSFIWDFKDRIYHVDCKDTKLRPTGRNTVLGSHLPWGDPRRGWDFVSAGRGDVPWESSFRALTAIGYTGPISVEWEDAGMDRLHGAPEALAALKKYDFPASNTSFDAAFSQ from the coding sequence ATGTCCCGCCCCTACACCCTGTTCACCGGCCAGTGGGCCGATCTGCCCTTCGAGGAAGTCGCCCGCCTCGCCTCCGGATGGGGCTACGACGGCCTGGAAATCGCCGTCTCCGGAGACCACCTGGACGCCTGGCGCTGGGACGAACCCGGCTACGTCGAGTCCAAACTCGCGGTGTTGGAGAAGTACAACCTCAAGGTCTGGGCCATCTCCAACCACCTCAAGGGCCAGGCCGTGTGCGATGACCCCATCGACTTCCGGCACGAGGCCATCGTCGGTTCCAAGGTCTGGGGTGATGGCGAACCCGAAGGCGTGCGGCAGCGCGCCGCCGAGGAAATGAAACACACCGCCCGCCTCGCCCGCGCTTTAGGTGTGGGTACCGTCGTCGGGTTCACCGGGTCCTCCATCTGGCAATACCTCGCCATGTTCCCGCCCGTCCCCGAGAAAGTCATCGACGCCGGCTACCAGGACTTCGCGGACCGCTGGAACCCCATCCTTGACGTCTTCGACGAATGCGGCGTCCGTTTCGCCCACGAAGTCCACCCCTCCGAGATCGCCTACGACTACTGGACCACCGTCCGGACCCTGGAAGCGATCGGGCACCGGGAAGCGTTCGGGCTGAACTGGGACCCCTCGCACTTCATGTGGCAAGGCATCGACCCCGTCTCCTTCATCTGGGACTTCAAGGACCGGATCTACCACGTGGACTGCAAAGACACCAAGCTCCGCCCCACCGGCCGCAACACGGTCCTCGGCTCCCACCTGCCATGGGGCGACCCGCGCCGCGGCTGGGACTTCGTCTCCGCCGGACGCGGCGACGTGCCCTGGGAATCCTCCTTCCGGGCCCTCACCGCGATCGGCTACACCGGGCCGATCTCCGTGGAATGGGAAGACGCCGGCATGGACCGCCTCCACGGCGCCCCCGAAGCCCTCGCCGCCCTCAAAAAATACGACTTCCCCGCCTCGAACACCTCCTTCGACGCCGCCTTCAGCCAGTAG
- a CDS encoding sugar phosphate isomerase/epimerase family protein: MFRYAAELVPYHDHGFEDSIRDLADIGFKEVNLWSSAAPLAHHVNPGDDPGKILGVLDKYGVKPCGLTVYGKTQDEILERVDFAADLGIDTLVFDCEANYPDFVSTFLPPIVEAGARRGVRIAVENHLTVPFAADFESGANEDQRWDEGVDTLAQMKRLIRDIDDPYLGVCIAPPHLWVMQDTISEAITFLAERKRLFYYYIWDIDRAYRHGTDGLNFGHADQQLPRPDGTLDHSVMLGTLRRVGYEGVASLKCHGTQGWSFEKIGEHLRASDAYVRDCMKKSQAL; this comes from the coding sequence ATGTTCAGATATGCCGCCGAGCTCGTCCCCTACCACGACCACGGATTCGAAGACTCGATCCGCGACCTTGCCGACATTGGCTTCAAGGAAGTCAACCTCTGGTCCTCCGCCGCTCCGCTGGCACACCACGTCAATCCGGGAGATGACCCCGGAAAAATCCTCGGGGTGCTGGACAAATACGGGGTCAAACCCTGCGGCCTCACCGTGTATGGAAAGACCCAGGACGAGATCCTTGAACGGGTCGATTTCGCCGCGGACCTCGGAATCGACACCCTCGTCTTCGACTGCGAAGCCAACTACCCCGACTTCGTCTCCACCTTCCTGCCACCCATCGTCGAAGCAGGAGCGCGCCGCGGAGTCCGGATCGCGGTCGAAAACCATCTCACCGTCCCTTTCGCCGCCGACTTCGAATCCGGCGCCAACGAAGACCAGCGATGGGACGAAGGCGTTGACACGCTCGCGCAGATGAAACGGCTCATCCGCGACATTGACGACCCCTACCTCGGCGTCTGCATCGCTCCCCCGCACCTGTGGGTGATGCAGGACACCATCAGCGAAGCGATCACGTTCCTCGCCGAGCGCAAGAGGCTCTTCTACTACTACATCTGGGACATCGACCGCGCCTACCGCCACGGCACCGACGGGCTGAACTTCGGTCACGCCGACCAGCAACTTCCCCGCCCCGACGGGACACTTGACCACTCCGTGATGCTGGGAACACTGCGCCGCGTCGGGTACGAAGGCGTGGCCAGCCTCAAATGCCACGGAACGCAGGGATGGAGCTTCGAAAAAATCGGTGAACACCTTCGCGCGTCCGACGCCTATGTCAGGGACTGCATGAAAAAATCCCAAGCCCTCTGA
- a CDS encoding zinc-binding dehydrogenase, producing MKAVILPGDKRVTVVERELPKPGPHEVLVRTRASAICRSDMSIYYGTPIVGGEGAGQGSVIPGHEAAGEVVKVGNAVTHVKEGDRVAGYLALGCGFCEYCLSGYMMLCNQWKCFGFDVHGGDADYFVLPERNCLQLPDELSFRAGAVMTDMVGSQYHVQKQLGVAGGKTVAVFGMGPMGSAAVLIGKAFGARVIAVDVIDHRLEQASSLGADAVINSTTADAVRQIRALTQSRGADVCIDCSGNPAGQNSALDAAAKLGAVAFVGESRATQINPSDQMLRKLLTVVGGWYFPISEWEEIVRLVIDQKIPVEKLISHDFSIDQAEEAFRAFDQRETEKAVFVW from the coding sequence ATGAAAGCAGTCATTCTCCCCGGTGACAAAAGAGTCACAGTCGTGGAACGCGAGCTCCCGAAGCCGGGACCGCATGAGGTGCTGGTGCGGACCCGTGCCTCCGCGATCTGCCGCAGCGACATGAGCATCTACTACGGCACCCCGATTGTCGGCGGAGAAGGCGCAGGCCAGGGTTCGGTGATCCCCGGGCACGAGGCAGCAGGCGAAGTCGTCAAGGTCGGAAACGCCGTGACCCATGTCAAGGAAGGCGACCGCGTTGCCGGCTACCTCGCTCTGGGTTGCGGATTCTGCGAGTACTGCCTCAGCGGTTACATGATGCTGTGCAACCAGTGGAAATGCTTTGGTTTCGACGTCCACGGCGGTGACGCCGACTACTTCGTCCTTCCCGAACGCAACTGTCTCCAGCTCCCCGACGAACTCAGCTTCCGCGCCGGGGCGGTGATGACCGACATGGTCGGCAGCCAGTACCACGTGCAGAAGCAGCTCGGCGTGGCCGGCGGCAAAACCGTAGCTGTCTTCGGCATGGGACCGATGGGATCCGCCGCGGTACTCATCGGCAAGGCCTTTGGCGCCCGTGTCATCGCCGTCGACGTCATCGACCACCGTCTCGAACAGGCCAGCTCCCTTGGCGCGGACGCCGTCATCAACAGCACGACAGCCGACGCCGTCCGGCAGATCCGGGCCCTAACCCAGAGCCGCGGAGCCGACGTCTGCATCGATTGTTCCGGCAACCCCGCCGGGCAGAACTCGGCCCTTGACGCCGCCGCCAAGCTCGGCGCCGTCGCTTTCGTCGGTGAGTCGCGGGCCACGCAGATCAACCCCAGCGACCAGATGCTCAGAAAGCTGCTCACCGTCGTCGGTGGCTGGTACTTCCCCATCAGCGAATGGGAAGAAATCGTCCGCCTGGTCATCGACCAGAAAATCCCGGTCGAAAAACTCATCAGCCACGACTTTTCCATCGACCAGGCCGAGGAAGCCTTCCGCGCCTTCGATCAACGCGAAACCGAAAAAGCCGTCTTCGTCTGGTAA
- a CDS encoding carbohydrate ABC transporter permease: MTTTSSTSRGGAMARVIIGRTFLWAWLLIGLVPLLFMLITSIKPAGIANQIPPAWIFQPTLDNYASVLSAGGGKSESFGQLLTNSAIVSLGATALAILVGVPAAYALTMRDFRARKGLSSWILSTYMFPPIVAVIPIFVFAGKLGLMDTYPALIIPYAAFNLPIVVWILRSSILQLPYEIQEAAMVDGASTWEVLRRIIWPLLVPSVATAAVLTIVLSWNEFLFALSLTRSGAKTAPVGLQQFTGMYGTDWGNITAAATLIVAPILVLMVVLRRQMVAGLTFGAVK, from the coding sequence ATGACAACGACATCATCAACCAGCCGCGGCGGTGCCATGGCACGCGTCATCATCGGACGTACCTTCCTATGGGCATGGCTCCTGATCGGCCTCGTGCCGCTGCTGTTCATGCTCATCACCTCCATCAAGCCGGCCGGGATCGCCAACCAAATCCCCCCGGCCTGGATCTTCCAGCCCACTCTGGACAACTACGCCTCCGTGCTGTCAGCCGGCGGCGGGAAATCCGAAAGCTTCGGTCAGCTGCTCACCAACAGTGCGATCGTCAGTCTCGGCGCCACCGCCCTGGCCATTCTCGTGGGGGTGCCTGCCGCCTACGCCCTGACCATGAGGGATTTCCGGGCCCGCAAGGGACTCTCATCCTGGATCCTGTCGACCTACATGTTCCCTCCCATCGTCGCCGTCATCCCTATCTTTGTCTTCGCCGGCAAGCTCGGGCTCATGGACACCTACCCGGCCCTGATAATCCCGTACGCTGCCTTCAACCTGCCCATCGTGGTCTGGATCCTGCGCAGCTCGATCCTGCAGTTGCCCTACGAGATCCAGGAAGCAGCCATGGTTGACGGGGCCTCGACCTGGGAGGTCCTCCGCCGGATCATCTGGCCCCTGCTCGTGCCCTCCGTCGCCACGGCCGCCGTACTGACCATCGTCCTGTCCTGGAACGAATTCCTGTTCGCGCTGTCTCTGACCCGCAGCGGAGCCAAGACTGCTCCAGTGGGTCTGCAGCAGTTCACCGGCATGTACGGCACGGACTGGGGTAACATCACCGCCGCCGCGACCCTGATCGTCGCGCCCATCCTGGTGCTCATGGTCGTGTTGCGCCGCCAGATGGTCGCAGGCCTGACCTTCGGTGCGGTCAAGTAA
- a CDS encoding sugar ABC transporter permease: MKATAAPLDATLTVDASRRAAGRTTVGARGRKPLTWKKRSTPWVYMAPAMVVLLLMTVAPTIFIFYSAFRNDKILGGVGKFVGLDNFIEAVTNASVQHAFLITFGFVAVAVILEMILGFALALPLAAQTRANKVGAALMLLPFAVTPAVAAMVFKQLLNPNYGWVGYYLGVFGFPKGIDLLGDPTSAWIVLVILDMWQWTPFIALILMAGLQSLPGEPREAAMVDGATPWQMFRHITFPAMVPFIAIAAVLRTIQAFKTFDSFKILTGGGPGESTEIINLGIFRVGLQSFNVGLACALGVVFLIILSLLIPFMLRIIGRRADPEEM; the protein is encoded by the coding sequence ATGAAAGCAACCGCCGCACCATTGGATGCGACCTTGACGGTTGACGCTTCCCGCCGCGCGGCCGGCCGTACCACGGTCGGTGCGCGCGGCAGGAAGCCGCTGACCTGGAAAAAGCGTTCGACCCCGTGGGTGTACATGGCCCCGGCCATGGTTGTCCTGCTGCTGATGACGGTGGCACCCACTATTTTTATCTTCTACTCAGCCTTCCGCAACGACAAGATCCTCGGGGGTGTGGGCAAATTCGTTGGACTGGATAACTTCATCGAGGCGGTCACCAATGCCTCGGTCCAGCACGCATTCCTGATCACGTTCGGCTTCGTCGCGGTCGCGGTGATCCTGGAGATGATCCTGGGCTTCGCCCTGGCACTCCCGCTGGCCGCCCAGACCCGCGCCAATAAAGTCGGGGCCGCCCTCATGCTGCTTCCGTTCGCCGTCACCCCGGCGGTCGCGGCAATGGTCTTCAAGCAGCTGCTGAACCCCAACTACGGTTGGGTAGGCTACTACCTCGGCGTCTTCGGATTCCCCAAAGGCATCGACCTGCTCGGTGATCCGACATCAGCATGGATCGTCCTGGTCATTCTCGACATGTGGCAATGGACCCCGTTCATCGCCCTGATCCTGATGGCCGGCCTTCAGTCCCTGCCGGGCGAGCCCCGGGAAGCAGCCATGGTAGACGGAGCGACCCCATGGCAGATGTTCCGGCACATCACCTTTCCGGCCATGGTGCCGTTCATCGCGATCGCAGCCGTACTGCGGACCATCCAGGCCTTCAAAACCTTCGATTCGTTCAAGATCCTTACCGGCGGCGGTCCCGGTGAGTCCACCGAGATCATCAACCTCGGCATATTCCGCGTCGGCCTTCAAAGCTTCAACGTCGGTCTCGCCTGCGCCCTGGGCGTGGTCTTCCTGATCATCCTCTCGCTCCTTATCCCCTTCATGCTGCGCATCATCGGCCGCCGAGCAGACCCTGAGGAAATGTAA
- a CDS encoding sugar ABC transporter substrate-binding protein: protein MKIIQVGLGAWGARGIRKGSEMIRSLERIKRSRVVAGLGAALTVTLLATACTGGSSAPNTAAAKPTELRMLYTTDEANSAAVASLVPQFKEKFGIDLKIDNQPYDALQQKVFSEFASSSSYYDIVVVDTPWAPALVQNLEPLSQYIQNDALNPGTLQSNVGDFIPKVFYDTAVYNADSPIKRYPDPTAKPDVSAIKNAGFDVYGMPIQSNVAVMAYRSDLFNDPTQKANFKAKYGKDLTVPKTWDDYAQVAGFFTQPDKKLYGTTVMAGVGDWATDDFKTLLASYGGDGTLADESGKPAFNTPEGVEALDYYAKLAQSGHVPPGSTSADWGTTAESFGSGLTAMTINYHDLKLADNVKGGTIGYAPVPTGKAAGPHFGTWMLSLNKNSKNKEWAYQAISWLTAAEQQTTMTAKSLHPSRASVFAGIKSDNPLAPFYDTLGKSLAEGVGRARLTNYTEVSHEVAVAVNNAATGASSPSDALKSASDKVSALLKSAGY from the coding sequence ATGAAAATCATCCAGGTAGGCCTCGGCGCATGGGGTGCCCGAGGCATAAGGAAAGGCAGTGAGATGATTCGATCTCTCGAACGCATCAAGCGGTCCCGCGTCGTAGCAGGCCTGGGGGCCGCGCTCACCGTGACCCTGTTGGCGACCGCATGCACGGGCGGGTCATCAGCACCTAACACCGCAGCGGCCAAACCGACAGAGCTGCGGATGCTCTACACCACTGATGAAGCCAACAGCGCCGCCGTCGCGTCGCTGGTGCCGCAGTTCAAGGAAAAGTTCGGCATCGATCTGAAGATCGACAACCAGCCGTACGACGCGTTGCAGCAGAAGGTCTTCTCGGAGTTCGCTTCCAGCAGCAGCTACTACGACATTGTCGTCGTCGACACTCCGTGGGCGCCGGCCCTGGTGCAGAACCTCGAACCCCTGAGCCAGTACATCCAGAACGACGCCCTGAACCCTGGCACCCTCCAATCCAACGTGGGCGATTTCATCCCCAAGGTGTTCTACGACACAGCCGTCTACAACGCTGATTCACCGATCAAACGCTACCCGGATCCCACTGCGAAGCCGGACGTGTCCGCGATAAAGAACGCAGGATTCGACGTCTACGGGATGCCGATCCAGTCGAACGTGGCCGTCATGGCCTACCGGAGCGACCTGTTCAACGACCCGACCCAAAAGGCGAACTTCAAAGCCAAGTACGGTAAGGACCTCACGGTCCCGAAGACCTGGGATGACTATGCCCAGGTGGCAGGGTTCTTTACCCAGCCGGACAAGAAGCTTTACGGCACGACGGTCATGGCCGGCGTCGGCGACTGGGCCACGGACGACTTCAAGACCCTGCTGGCATCATACGGCGGAGACGGAACACTCGCGGACGAGAGCGGCAAGCCTGCGTTCAACACCCCCGAAGGAGTCGAGGCGCTGGATTACTACGCCAAGCTGGCGCAAAGCGGACATGTCCCCCCGGGCAGCACGTCAGCGGATTGGGGCACGACAGCCGAATCATTCGGCAGCGGGCTGACCGCCATGACGATCAACTACCACGACCTTAAGCTCGCTGACAACGTCAAGGGCGGCACCATCGGCTACGCCCCCGTCCCCACCGGCAAGGCTGCCGGCCCCCACTTCGGTACCTGGATGCTGAGCTTGAACAAGAATTCCAAGAACAAGGAATGGGCCTACCAGGCGATCAGCTGGCTAACTGCCGCCGAGCAGCAAACGACGATGACCGCCAAGTCCCTGCACCCCAGCCGGGCCTCCGTCTTTGCCGGTATCAAGAGCGATAACCCCCTAGCACCCTTCTACGACACCCTCGGAAAATCCCTCGCAGAAGGCGTCGGCCGCGCACGGTTGACCAACTACACCGAAGTCAGCCACGAGGTGGCCGTCGCAGTGAACAACGCAGCAACCGGCGCTTCCTCGCCATCGGACGCCCTCAAGTCCGCGTCAGACAAGGTTTCGGCCCTCCTTAAATCGGCCGGCTACTAA
- a CDS encoding Gfo/Idh/MocA family oxidoreductase, producing the protein MENDRTTTAPSRLRAGFVGAGFMAEVHSRAARAAGAEIAGIASSNRASAARAKDRLGVEQAYASVQDLVQDDRIDVVHVCTPNATHVALAEAALKAGKHVVCEKPLATTAQDATHLVELAAAAGTVATVPFVYRFHPMVREARDRIASGQTGRISTIQGSYLQDWLLSRDDDNWRVDAGLGGPSRAFADIGSHLCDLIEFVTNDRITRVGAVSRTLFSGRANHSDVQTEDLVAAVFATDTGAVGNLLVSQVAPGRKNRLMIEISGSENTVQFDQEAPETLWLGKRAGSELLVRDRDALSADAARLSVLPAGHPQGYQDAFNAFVADTYTAIGGQAPEGLPTFRDGLRAAVLTESIIESSNSGQWVDVPAVKQLQGVHQ; encoded by the coding sequence ATGGAAAACGACAGAACCACGACAGCCCCCTCCCGGTTACGGGCCGGGTTCGTCGGCGCCGGGTTCATGGCTGAGGTGCATAGCAGAGCCGCCCGTGCCGCAGGGGCGGAAATCGCAGGCATCGCGTCCTCGAACCGTGCCAGCGCTGCCCGCGCCAAAGACCGCCTGGGCGTCGAGCAGGCTTACGCCTCCGTCCAGGACCTCGTCCAGGACGACAGGATCGACGTCGTCCACGTCTGCACCCCGAACGCCACCCACGTCGCACTGGCCGAGGCAGCGCTGAAAGCAGGCAAGCACGTTGTCTGCGAGAAGCCTCTAGCGACCACCGCACAGGATGCCACCCATCTTGTGGAGCTGGCCGCTGCGGCCGGGACGGTCGCGACCGTTCCGTTCGTCTACCGGTTCCACCCAATGGTCCGGGAAGCCCGGGACCGTATTGCGTCCGGCCAGACGGGACGGATCTCGACGATCCAGGGCTCCTATCTTCAGGACTGGCTGCTGTCCCGGGATGACGACAACTGGCGGGTGGATGCCGGGTTGGGGGGTCCGTCGCGTGCTTTTGCCGACATCGGGTCCCATCTGTGCGACCTGATCGAATTCGTGACCAATGACCGGATCACCAGGGTCGGCGCAGTGAGCCGCACGCTGTTTTCCGGCCGGGCAAACCATAGCGACGTCCAGACCGAGGACCTCGTTGCCGCTGTATTCGCAACTGATACCGGCGCCGTCGGAAACCTCCTGGTGAGCCAAGTCGCGCCCGGTCGCAAGAACCGGCTGATGATCGAAATCTCCGGCTCTGAAAACACGGTCCAGTTCGACCAGGAAGCACCGGAGACTCTGTGGCTGGGCAAACGGGCCGGTTCCGAGCTGCTTGTCCGCGACCGCGACGCGCTGTCGGCTGACGCGGCGAGGCTATCAGTTCTCCCCGCGGGGCACCCGCAGGGCTATCAGGACGCATTCAACGCCTTCGTGGCCGACACCTACACCGCCATCGGTGGGCAAGCCCCTGAGGGCCTGCCCACATTCCGCGACGGACTCAGGGCAGCCGTCCTTACCGAAAGCATCATCGAATCCAGCAACAGCGGCCAGTGGGTCGACGTCCCAGCCGTGAAACAACTGCAAGGAGTCCATCAATGA
- a CDS encoding ROK family transcriptional regulator has protein sequence MDNGGAGELLRILRDGRPRTRADLAGITGLGRAAISSRLESLLELGLVVPVSDAASTGGRPSARLAFNPGARLVAAADVGATHATVALTDLSGRILLETTERLEISCGPEAVLDWLAMTLQGHLKAVKRPATDIIAVGIGLPGPVEHSTGKPTSPPIMPGWDGFDVPAYVQQTFAVPVLVDNDVNIMALGERAARWPNEDNMIFLKVATGIGSGVISGGTLQRGAAGVAGDVGHIAVSNAAGIQCRCGKIACLEAIAGAPAVAAHLRENGLEATTANDVVSLVRSGDLAAIQAVRQAGRDIGEMLNMCVSLVNPSLIVVGGSLAQSGEHLIAGIREMVYSRSTPLATQHLNITQSETGPEAGVVGASILAIEYALAPQRVSGLAATLHPGGRQNTDRQKVERVVPASQPSLRDSVAS, from the coding sequence ATGGATAACGGCGGTGCCGGCGAACTTTTGCGTATCCTGCGGGACGGACGCCCGCGAACCAGGGCTGACCTGGCTGGGATAACGGGCTTGGGGCGAGCTGCCATCAGCTCTCGCCTTGAGTCGCTCTTGGAACTCGGGCTGGTTGTACCGGTGTCGGATGCGGCCTCCACGGGGGGCCGGCCTTCGGCCCGACTGGCCTTCAACCCCGGTGCAAGGCTGGTCGCTGCCGCCGACGTCGGCGCCACACACGCGACCGTGGCGCTCACGGACCTGTCGGGAAGGATTCTCCTGGAAACCACTGAACGACTTGAGATTTCCTGCGGACCTGAGGCTGTTCTGGATTGGCTCGCGATGACGCTGCAGGGTCATTTGAAAGCGGTGAAGCGTCCGGCAACGGATATCATCGCTGTTGGCATCGGACTTCCCGGTCCCGTTGAACACTCCACCGGAAAACCGACCAGCCCTCCGATCATGCCGGGATGGGACGGATTCGATGTCCCCGCTTACGTTCAGCAGACCTTCGCCGTTCCCGTGCTGGTCGACAACGATGTCAACATCATGGCCCTCGGCGAGCGGGCGGCACGCTGGCCCAACGAGGACAACATGATCTTTCTTAAAGTCGCTACCGGTATCGGCTCCGGGGTTATTAGTGGAGGGACACTGCAGCGAGGCGCGGCGGGTGTCGCAGGAGACGTCGGCCATATTGCCGTTTCCAACGCGGCAGGCATCCAATGCCGCTGCGGCAAGATTGCCTGTCTGGAAGCCATCGCAGGCGCTCCGGCCGTCGCCGCCCATCTCCGCGAAAACGGACTCGAAGCAACCACCGCAAACGACGTCGTCTCGCTCGTCCGTTCCGGTGATTTGGCTGCCATTCAAGCCGTTCGGCAGGCTGGCCGGGACATCGGAGAAATGCTCAACATGTGTGTGAGCCTCGTCAACCCTTCCCTGATTGTCGTCGGTGGATCGCTTGCACAATCCGGAGAACATCTGATCGCCGGCATCCGCGAAATGGTCTATTCACGCTCCACGCCCTTGGCGACCCAGCACTTGAACATCACGCAATCCGAAACCGGCCCGGAAGCTGGAGTCGTTGGGGCCAGCATCTTGGCCATCGAATATGCCCTCGCGCCTCAGCGAGTCAGCGGTCTCGCAGCCACGCTGCATCCCGGCGGACGCCAAAATACCGATCGGCAGAAGGTGGAACGCGTCGTCCCAGCCTCCCAGCCTTCACTCCGTGACTCCGTGGCCAGTTAA
- a CDS encoding helix-turn-helix domain-containing protein has protein sequence MPQSATENSGQLRRYAVPEGLSPAQRFEHWRTWYSSAVETPMRLEKSKDAAPLPFNPSAISLAGPGFSLIEMYNAPAVGSWAPNPDTRDLRLAYFRKAPTLTLAVNGLPEPVLPGSVRFIDTSLGGSFDAPEGFHALQINVDRSSMDLNEAALRSLLVLPDLAKHPIVGTFVIPALLSWKRPGINREVSGTGDIFRSVMATLVGSLLETAVDIEAQKPALSRAVKQYLDASYDNPDLDVAMIAERFNLSRRSLFYFFENEELHLGERIRALRTRRALELLLHADAQRNTYSEIAASCGFTNVQSMRRAVKEFTGMNVREIHRSETVVRVALQQLREALSPST, from the coding sequence ATGCCTCAATCTGCTACTGAGAACAGCGGTCAGCTGCGACGATATGCAGTGCCGGAGGGGCTCAGTCCAGCACAAAGGTTCGAACATTGGCGAACGTGGTACAGCAGTGCTGTCGAAACTCCGATGCGGTTGGAGAAGTCCAAAGATGCTGCGCCCCTGCCTTTCAATCCTTCAGCGATCAGTCTTGCAGGGCCAGGCTTCAGCCTCATAGAAATGTACAACGCCCCCGCAGTGGGCTCGTGGGCGCCTAATCCCGATACCAGGGATCTGCGTCTGGCCTACTTCAGGAAAGCGCCGACCCTGACCCTCGCTGTCAATGGCTTGCCTGAGCCGGTATTACCGGGCTCCGTCAGGTTCATCGATACCTCGCTGGGCGGAAGTTTCGATGCGCCGGAGGGCTTTCACGCCTTGCAGATCAACGTCGACCGCAGCAGCATGGATTTGAACGAGGCCGCACTACGCTCCCTGCTCGTCCTTCCTGACCTTGCAAAGCATCCAATTGTCGGCACTTTCGTGATTCCTGCGCTGTTGAGTTGGAAGAGACCGGGCATCAACCGGGAGGTGTCGGGAACCGGCGACATCTTCCGATCCGTGATGGCGACCCTGGTGGGCTCCCTGCTTGAAACGGCGGTCGACATAGAGGCCCAGAAACCGGCCCTCAGCCGAGCGGTGAAGCAATACCTTGATGCCAGCTATGACAACCCCGATCTGGACGTCGCAATGATCGCTGAAAGGTTCAATCTCTCCCGTCGCTCTCTGTTCTACTTCTTCGAGAATGAAGAGCTCCACTTAGGTGAGCGTATACGCGCCTTGAGAACTCGCAGAGCGCTGGAACTCCTTCTTCATGCCGACGCCCAAAGGAACACGTATTCAGAAATTGCGGCATCATGCGGATTCACCAACGTGCAAAGCATGCGCCGTGCCGTGAAAGAGTTCACCGGGATGAACGTGAGGGAGATCCACCGATCCGAGACCGTAGTTCGTGTTGCGCTGCAACAGCTGCGGGAGGCGCTGTCCCCTAGCACCTGA